Genomic DNA from Desulfobacteraceae bacterium:
GGTGGGGCTCAACTCCGACCGTTCGGTGGCCGCCATCAAGGGGCCGCGGCGCCCGATCGTCACCCAAGAGCAGCGGGCGGCGGTGCTGGCCGCCATGGCCTGCGTGGATTTTGTGACCCTCTTCGACCGGCCCGAGCCCGGGGACCTGATCGCGGCGATCCGACCGGAGGTCCTGGTCAAGGGGGCCGACTGGGAGGAGATCCAGATTGTGGGGGCCGCCGAAGTCAAGGCCGCCGGAGGAGAGGTGGTGCGGATCGCCCTTGAAGCCGGCATCTCCACCAGCGCGATCATCGGCCGGATCGTGCAGCGCTACTGCTGAGGAAAGCGGCGCCGGTTTATGCTGCGTCCCCAAGGCGGTTTCAGGCAAACGGTAGAAAACGATGATATTCAGAACCCGGGAGGGGTTGGGGTTTTTTCAGTTTCACCAACTGGCCCGACGGCCGGAAGTCCGGCACGCGGT
This window encodes:
- the rfaE2 gene encoding D-glycero-beta-D-manno-heptose 1-phosphate adenylyltransferase, which encodes MDPKIVTRAVLLEGLEALRRAGRRVVFTNGCFDILHAGHVRYLQAARACGDCLVVGLNSDRSVAAIKGPRRPIVTQEQRAAVLAAMACVDFVTLFDRPEPGDLIAAIRPEVLVKGADWEEIQIVGAAEVKAAGGEVVRIALEAGISTSAIIGRIVQRYC